One genomic window of Nicotiana sylvestris chromosome 10, ASM39365v2, whole genome shotgun sequence includes the following:
- the LOC138879143 gene encoding uncharacterized protein translates to MAVDMKQLQLQGGSGDVTIQHVPRKENKKVDALAALVSLLILPDQVQVTVCQKWVVPPPNEAEGEENKLKHLAVVSEVEKKEWQQPIIDYLCYGILPETPRRRTEIRRRAPLFLYYKDTLYRRSSERILLRCLGEEEALQAFQEAHSGVCGSQ, encoded by the exons atggctgttgatatgaagcaattgcaattgcaa GGTGGCTCGggtgatgtgactattcagcatgttccaaggaaagaaaataagaaggttgATGCTTTAGCTGCCCTAGTTTCATTATTAATCCTGCCTGATCAAGTGCAAGTTActgtctgccaaaaatgggtagtaccgccgccaaatgaggctgaaggtgaagaaaataaACTCAAGCATCTTGCCgttgtttctgaagttgagaaaaAAGAATGGcaacaacccattatcgactacttatgttatgggatacttccagaaactccaaggagaaggactgaaatccgtcgtcgtgcacctctcttcctttactacaaagatactctatacagaaggtcaTCTGAGCGAATACTCTTGCGATGCTTAGGGGAAGAAGAAGCACTCCAAGCTTTTCAAGAGGCACATTCTGGAGTATGTGGGTCACAATAG